The nucleotide sequence ATTTCCTGAATCTTCTCCAGCCCTTCGATTCCTTTCAGGGTGATGGCCTTTACATCGTCTTTGTAGTAACCATAACGTTCATACATGGCAATCATAGCGTCCCAGAGGGTCATATTTCTGGTTTTATAGTAAGCGGCCGCTTCGCACAATGTCATGGAAGCCACTACCGCATCCTTGTCTCTCGCGTAAGTTCCGGTCAGGCAGCCATAGCTTTCTTCCATACCGAACAGGTAGGTTCCGTTTCCGGTATTTTCAAATTCCAGAATCTTCTGGCCGATAAACTTGAATCCGGTAAGCACTTCCACCAGAGCAATTCCATAGTATTTCGCAATAGCGTCCGCCATATTGGTGGATACAATAGATTTGATAAAAGCTCCGTCTGCAGGAAGCCCTCCCTGTTCCTTTCTCTGGCTGATCACGTAATCTCCAATCAGGCAGCCGGACATATTTCCGGTAAGGCTGTGGTATTCTCCGGTTTTGGAGTCCTTTACATATACTCCGAGGCGGTCTGCATCCGGGTCTGTGGCCAGAATCAGATCTGCATCTACTTCTTTTCCCAGCTTTAAGCCCAGCTGGAAGGCTTCTTCCGATTCCGGATTGGGATAGCTGACTGTGGGAAATTCTCCATCGGGCAGCTCCTGCTCCGGCACTACATATACATGCTCAAAGCCCAGCTCCTTCAGCACACGGCGCACCGGGATATTTCCGGTTCCATGGAGAGGGGAATATACAATCTTCATATCCTTTGCCACTGCGTCAATGCAGTCCTGCCGCAGAACCAGACTCTTTAACTCTTCAATATAGGGATCGTCAATATCTTTTCCAATGGTGACGTAAAGTCCCGCCTTCTGTGCCTCATCCTTGTCCATGGTCTTTACTGTGGCATAATCGGTCACTTTCTTTACCTCATCCATAATACCTTTGTCGTGGGGCGGTGTAATCTGGGCGCCGTCCTCCCAGTACACTTTGTATCCGTTATATTCCGGAGGATTATGGCTTGCAGTAATGTTGATACCTGCAATACAGCCCAGCCGGCGCACTGCATAGGACAGTTCCGGCGTAGGTCTTAAAGACTCGAATACATATGCTTTGATTCCGTTTGCAGCCAGGCACAATGCCGCTTCATCTGCAAATTCCGGTGACATTCTCCGGGAATCGTATGCGATTGCCACACCTTTGGCCTGTCCGTTTACAGAGGCAATATAATTCGCAAGGCCCTGAGTTGCTTTGCGCACCGTATAAATGTTCATACGGTTGGTACCGGCGCCGATTACGCCGCGAAGGCCTGCTGTTCCAAATTCCAGATCCATGTAAAAACGTTCTTCTATTTCCTTTTCATCCTCGGCGATTCTCTGTAATTCCGCTTTGGTCCCTTCGTCAAAATATGGGTTGTTCAACCACTCCTGGTACATTTCCTTGTGATCCATGTTAATCCTCCTCGTTTTCCTTTCTGCAGCTTTTCCTTTCTCCGGAATCAAGCTACTTTTATCATACTTCATGGAATGATATTTCTCAACTGTTTTTTGAAAAAACTGACAGTTCAGGGTAACAGTTCAGCCCAGGACTTTGCGCCTGCTGCAAAGTCTGTGAGAATGTGTAATGGTTGAGAAGAATCCGGCCTCTTTGCCGAAGGCAGACTGGAACAGGCCGGATTCAGTAACTATGAAGCCGCAGGCTGAATCGTTACAGACAGTTCAGCCTGCGGCTTCTCTGTTACATTGTTCCGTCTCCTAATTCCCGGTGCCTGAAGCATTATCGGGCGTTACATTGTTTCTGTTGTTATTGTTGTTATTGTTGCTATTATTGCTATTATTGTTATTGTTGTTATTATTGTTATTATTGTTATTATTGTTATTATTGTTATTATTGTTATTATTGTTATTGCTGTTGGATGTTGCGATGGTCTCATCCGAACTTTTATCACTGAGCTTAATGGTCAGCTCCGCAGTTTTGGAATTGACAATCAGAATTCTGCTCCATTTCTCATAACCGTCGGCCTCTGCAGTCAGACGGTGGGTTCCGTAACGCACCTCCACTGCCTTGCTGATATCTGTCAGGTTCCCGTCCAGATATACTTTCGCATTCTCCGGCTCCACTTTAAAGCGAATCTGGCAGAATTTCGGCCCCTCGCCTTTCAGTTCATCCAGATTTACCAGAGTCTCCTGATTGGCCTCCACCTGAATTTCCCGGCTCCCTCCATATCCGTCATTGGCAACCGAAAGAAGATAACTTCCCTCCGGCACCTCAATCCGCATCTGAGGCGTAATCTTCATGGAAAGGAGATTTCCGATGGTAATATAACCGCCCTGAAATACTTCCGTATTCTGCAGAGCTACGGTTCCGTGGCCTGCCATGACCTGAATGGTATAAATCTGTTTGTCCAGGCCTTTCAGGCATATGGTATCCTGTTCGCTGATGTCTGAAAGGGCAATCCTGCTGTTATTGTGAAAAATTCCCACATTGTCATCAAAGAAATATGTGGTGCCGCCCACGCTCACGGTCTGCATTTCTTTATCCAGGGTGAAATTATGCAGGTCATCATAGGAAAATACCGTGCTGGAAATCTGCACATTGGTCAGGGTCTCCCCTCTCCGCTCAATAGTTACCAGTTCTCCCGCTGAAATCTGGTCAATGGTCAGATTATCCCCGTATTTTCCTTTGATATAGGTTGCCCCCGTATAATTAAAAGGTTTCTCACGGGTGGTATCCCGGTCCTGCAGCGTCATGATTTTCCGTTCCGAATCAACGGCTGTCACAATATACAGCTTGCCGTCGTCTTTGGGGACCTCCACTTCCTCAAGGCCAAGATCCTCGTTATCCCGTCTCCCGGTATAGATTTCGCTTCCGTCCGTGATTTTCTTCTGGCCGGTTCCGCAGCCTGCCAGTATAAAAAGCAACAGCAGAATCCAGCTTATCCGGTATATTTTTTTCTTTTGCACGCTTATTCCTCCTTATATCCCCGAAAGTCCGGCCCCGCGATTCATTCCCTTTTCTCAGGGCAAATCTCCAATCAGGTGCAGAAAACTCTCCCTGGCTTCATTCTGGGAAATAAATTTATCCAGCTTCTCCAGATTTCTTCCGCATACCCAGGCTTTGCTGGTATTAAAGTAATGGTTTGCTATCTTCCAGAATTTCTCCGGATAGGCAAGGCGGATGTAAAGCTGCCGCATTTCCTGCTGGCTCAGCGCCCGTATCTTATGGTAGGCGCTCAGCATATCCATGCCCAGTCCCATATTCCAGTTGTGCTTTTCCAGAATTTTACGCATGAAATTCCCCAAATCCGACACCTGAATATCATAGGTGGCCTTTTCAAAATTCAATACTGCAATTCCCTGCCTGGTGAACAGTACATTGTGCTGATTGTAATCCCCGTGACAGATACCGTAAATCCCTGCTCCGGCCCCGCTCTCTTTCTCCAGTTCCTGTTTCTGGATGCTGGTCACCTCCAGCGCTTCCCCGAAAAACATGTCGAAACTTTTCAGAAATGCCATCTCAAAATCATTTTTCTTTTTCCGGGAGGAAATGAAATTACGCACTTTTTTCAGTTCTCTGGTATGGCGCTCATTTTCCTCTAACAGAGTATCTTTCCGGATTTGAAGATAGCCCGGTATTTCTTCCGGAAATGTTCTCAGAATATTATGTATATCGGCAAGCTGCCGGATTGCCTTTAAAATATCGTCTCTGCTCTTCGTATCGCATTCTCTGCCTTCGTACCAGTCCCGCACCATATAGACGGTACCGTCCACGTCCCGCACTATGGTTTTGCCCTCTCCTGTCCTGACCACACAGTCAATCCGTTCTTGTCCATGTTCCTTTAAAAATTCTAACAGACCGCACAGGAAATCTGCCCTTCCTTCGGAGCCTCTGTATTCTTTTAAAATTTTCAACCCCTGATTCGTATCGCAGATCCATGCTCCTCTGCCTTTGGACGTCTGCTTTACTTCAAACGGATACTGTTCCAAAATCAGATTTTCTCGATTATACACATAAACCCCTCCACCATGATATTCACAGGCTTATTTCCTGTGTCTTTCTATCATATGTGAAAGGGTCGGATTCTATTCAGCTTTTCTTTCAGTTTTCAGCAATTCCAGCAATTTTTCTCTGGTATTGTCCTCCGGGACCTCCAGCACGTGATCCAGCAGATGTTCCAGAACATCTCCCATCTCTTTTCCCGGCTCCATGCCCTCCTGAATCAGATCTTTCCCGTCCACGGCCAGTTCCCTTAATGTCAGGCACTGGTTTTTATCCAGAATTTCCTGATAAATCCGGCGGTATTCTTCCAGATAATCCAGCTTCTCCTTCCGCTTGTAGCGGTTTTTTGCCAGGGTATCCGCCAGCTTTACCTCAAATAAATCCGGATACTGGCGAAGCCCAACCCGGTGCATGGCCCGCCGGACTGCTGCTTCCTTCAGCTGGGGCCTGTGATCATGCCAGGCAATCAGAGCTGTCACTCTGTCTATGGTATCATTGTCAAATTTCAGCCTCCTGAGAATCTCTCCTGCCATACGTGAGCCTATATTCGGATGGCCGTAAAAATGATAGGTGCCTCCCTCATCCTGGGACTTACACACCGGCTTCGCCACATCATGAAACAGCATGGTCAGCCGGAGCACCTTGTCCGGCCGGATATTCTGAAGAGCCGCAATGGTGTGGTCCCCCACATTATAACAGTGATGGCGGTTATTCTGGGGCGTGTCCATCATGGCGTCAAATTCCGGCAGAAATACGGCGGTCATACCGGTCTCGTAAAGTGTCCGCATTTCTTCCGGATGGTCGGATACCAGCAGTTTCACCAGCTCCGTCTGGATTCGTTCGGGGCTGATGGCTCCAAGATTCTCCGCCAGGGAGGTAATCGCCTGCCTGGTCCTGTCCTCTATGGTAAATCCAAGCTGGGCCGCAAACCTTACTGCCCGCATCATCCGCAGAGCGTCCTCCCTGAACCGGTCTTCGGGATTCCCCACACAGCGGATTTTCCCTTCCTGCAAATCTCTGATACCGTCAAATACGTCAATCAGCCCTTCCCGTTCGTTATAGGCCATGGCGTTGATGGTAAAATCCCTCCGTTTCAGATCTTCAATTAAATCTGAGGTGAAGATTACTTCACTGGGATGGCGCCTGTCCTGATATTCTCCGTCTATCCGATAGGTAGTCACCTCAAACCCTTCTCTTCCTTCCAGAACCGTTACGGTTCCATGCTGAATGCCCGTATCCACGGTTTTGGGAAACAACTGTTTCACCTGCTCAGGAGAAGCAGAGGTGGTAATATCCCAGTCTCCCGGAACCCGCCCCAGAACAGAATCCCGCACGCAGCCTCCCACTGCCCAGGCCTCCCATCCTGCGTCTGTCAGGGTATCAATAATAAACTTCACTTTTCCGGGTAACTGTATTGTCATTCTCCGTCTCCTATTTGCACAAACCTGCCACTACCTGACTGATCACTTTTCCGTCTGCCTTACCCTTCAGCTCGGCCATTACTGCTTTCATAATCTGGCCTTTATTCCCGGTTGCCACAATCTCCGCAAATTTCTCCGTAATGTAAGTCCGTACCTCATCTTCTGACATAAGAGCAGGCGCATATTCCTGAATCACATCATACCGGAGCTGATATTCCGCCAGCAAATCCGTCCGCTCCGGAGGGCAGGTATCCAGCTGCTCTTTTGCTGTTTTCAGTTCCTTTAAAATCACCCGGTCCACCAGAGCTTCCGGAATGGCATCCCGGCATCCCTCGTCGATGGCCGCCTTTTTTACTGCGGAAACCAGCGCGGAAATGGCGTCTTTGCGCCCCTTCTCCTTCGCCTTCATGGCTGCTATCATATCACTCTGCAATGTTTTTATTTCCATCTGTCATTCCTCCTGTCTCTATAAAACTCTCCGCACAGTAATAATCGGGCGGTAAGTTGCGTTGTCATACCCTACGATTCCGTACGCAGTTCCTTTGGCGTGGACAATCTGTCCGTTTCCCATATAAATAGCCACATGTCCTGCATAGCAGATTAAATCCCCTGCCTGAGCATTGGCATAGCTCACTTCTTTTCCCACGGAACGCTGGGAATAGGAATAGCTTGGGATGCTGATTCCAAAATGGCCATAGACATAGCTGGTAAACCCGCTGCAGTCCGCTCCTGTGTTAGGGTCTTTCCCGCCCCACACATAGGGATTTCCCACAAAGGATAACGCATAGTTCACCACAGCGCTTCCGCTTACTCCGGTGCTGAAAGCCGGATTTTTATTTCCGCCGCCTCCCGTATTATCAGCCGTACTTCCGCCGCCGCTGTTTCCGGAATTGCCGGAAGTATTGCTGTTCCTGTTGGCGGCCGCCGCTGCTGCCGCTGCCGCAGCTTCTTCCGCTTCGCGACGTTCCCGCTCAATCCGTTCATTTTCCTGAGCAATAATGGTATTCTGGGCATTGATGGTGTCCTGATATTTTGCTGCCAGCGTCCGGGCCTCCTCCATCATGCCGCTGAAATTATCCACTTCATGTTCTTTCTGGGCAATGGTAGTCTCGAAATTCTCCTTTGCCACCTGAAATTCCTGCTGCTTTACTTCCAGTGCCTGAATCTCTTCCTCCTGCTGCTGTTCTAACATGGCCACCTGGTCTTTGGTGTTCTGATACTCTGTCAGCAGTTCTCTGTCATATTTGTAAACTTCGTTGACATATTCCACCCGGTTCAGCAGGTCCGCAATGCTGCCGGATTCCAGAATACTGGTGAGCATGGTGGAATTTCCCTTTTCATACATAAAGCGAATCCGCAGCTTCATGGCCTCGTACTGGTTCTTTTCATCCACTTTGGCCTGCTCCAGGTCTGCTTTTGTCTGTTCCAGCTCGTCCTGTTTCACTGCCAGTTCTTCTTCCAGCGTGGACAGCTCTATCATAACATTAACCAGTTCCGCATCCAGCCTGTCGATTTCGCCCCGCAGCTCCTGCTGCTGTTTTTCTATCTGATTTATCTCATTCTGTTTTGACTTTAAATTCGCTTCCGCTTCCTTTTTCTTCTGTTCCGCATCTGACTTCTTGTCCGCCAGCGCTATGGAAAACTGTGAAATTCCCATGACAATTACCAGCAATACTGCCACCAGCTTCTTTGACTTCATGCAAATCTCCTTTCTGAGTAAACTCATCACGCTCAGCCTGCCGACTGGTCATGATTTTTTTGTACAAAGTGATTATAACATCATCTTCCCATGATAGCAACCGGAGAACGTTTGTATCAAAAAAGGCAGCAAAAGTTTTTCATGCTTTTGCTGCCTTTTTCGGCCTTTTCCTATCCCACTGTTTTGATAATCAGTATTTTATCCCCTCCTTTTATCTGCTCGGAAGGCAACTGGTTGGTTTTCACAATTTCTGAAATGGTGGTATAATTTTCCCTGGCAATATTCCAGAGCTGGTCGCCTTCTTTGGCAATATAGCCGATAATGCCGGGACTTTCCTGAAGTTCTTCCATATTCAGAGGTTCTTCCTCCACTTCTTTTATCTTATGAATATTCTGCTGCTCAAACACAATGCAGTTCAGGTTCAGCACTGCTTTTACTTCCACCTGGCTGCTGTCTGTCATCACCGTGGTAAGCTGGTCGATTCCTGTCTGCAAATGATAACGGCAGGACCGGTTGATTTCCGGCACCTCAATCAGATAATGGAAGGGCAGAATGTCCTTCATGGAAGCCACCGGCATCCGGTCGTCTGCTGTCACATACAGTATATTAATCTGAAGGGTCCCTTCTACCTGAATGCCTCCTTCCACAATTTCTGTCTGTTCCACCACCGCAGTCCCTTCGCTGGCACAGATTTGCAGTATGGGCTCCTGATTTTTGTCCAGACTCATTTTTTCTGCAATTTTACATTTGGAAGCGTTGCGCAGCAGCAGCTTTTCAAAGACTGCCTCCTGATAAACGGGAGTCAGTTTCTCATTTACCGCATACAAATCTGCCACTACCTGGTCTTCGCCTTCGGTAAATACCTGTATTTCCAGATCCATCACCAGTTCCAGATGGAGCATACGTTCTTCTCCGTCATAATCGGGCTTCGCCTCCAGCTCAATTCCTGCAATATCGTACGACACATCACATACCATGTCGTCGCTGCAGCCATTGCAGTCAATCATCCCGTTAAACGGAAGGGCTGTCTCTATCCACTGTAAATGTTCTTCTTCCTCCTCCCCTTCATATAAGACAAATACAAGGGCCTCTCCCTTAATGTTAAGCTGACTGTCCATCAGGCGCATTTCCACACTGCGGAGCTGGACGCTTTTCCACAAAACCTGCCGGATATTCGGCTTGTTGGAGGGCAGCAGAATTTCTTCTTTAAAGCGCCAGGTATCCTTTTTGGCCAGAAACAGTTCCATGGCCGAAAGGGTCTGTTCCAGAAGCTGGATGCCGCCTTCCCGTTCTGCTCCTGTTATAATTTCCTCATCGTAAATCTCATCAATTTCCGCCTCCAGCGCCACCAGCGCCTTTACGCTGAGCTTTCTGGAATTGATAATGCCAATGGACAAATCTTCCATTTCCCACCGCATTTTGGCTGTATCATACTCGTTGGCCCCGTCAATGGCAAGGCTCTCCTGAAATGGAATTTCCCCGCTCATACTGTTAATCCGGCCTTCTTCCTGGTCGCTTCGGTATAACAGGGAAAATTTCAGAACGCCTTTCAGCCACACATGGTCCTGGGTGATGGTGGTTTCATCCAGCCGGATTTCTCCCTTATCCAGAATAATCCGTATCAGATCCGGTTTTGTGTCCGGCACATTGAAATCATCATCCAGGGTAATCTGTGTGGCAGCTTTTCCTTTTTCCCGATTCATATGTATATATTTTTTTGATAATTCCACAATAAAAACTCTCCAATCCTGAATATTTGTACATTTTATTCCGAATTGAAGAGTTTTATTCATTTTCCTTGTATTAACACAATTTCATTCTTATGTCTCTTGTCAGGACATCCGCATAGCTGAAAGAAAGTAACTGGGGTGGATTTTTCTCATTTTCATCGTCAACCAGTATGGTAAAAACAGAAGGATACGCTCCTTTGATCACACCTTCCTGAATGTCAACCCGGTTTCGGCCTCTGTCCAACTGAATCATGACCTTGTTACCCAACTGTCCTGAAACAGATGCACGAACTTTGTTAATATCTGCCTGTTGTACTGCCATTCTTTCCACCTCTATTCTGTTTATTCCCATGGACACTGAGCCAGGCAGGAACCTGTCTCTTCTATGGTACACTTGTTTAGTATATCACTATGTTAAAATATTGTCAAAGGGAAATATAGCCTGGATTTCGACAATTTCCGGGAATTCCTGATTTATCTTTTCATCAGAACATATATTTGGTATAATTGGCCTTGAGGAGGGGCCCGGCCTGCCGGGAGGAGTCCTGAAGGCTTGACAGGAGGGGCCCGGCCCCTCAGGAGGAATATTTATGGAACAGAGACTTATTTTTCATATTGATGTAAATTCCGCTTACCTTTCCTGGTCGGCGGTGGAAAAGTTAAAGAATGGCTCTCCGCTGGATTTGCGGGAAATTCCTGCCATTATCGGCGGCGACATGGCCAGCCGCCACGGAGTGGTTCTGGCAAAATCCATTCCTGCAAAAGCATACGGTATTTCCACAGGGGAACCTGTGGCTTACGCGCTCCGGAAATGCCCCGGCCTTCTGCTGGAGCCGCCGGATCACAACCTGTATGCCGCCTGCAGCCAGAGGCTGATGGAACTCCTGGTAACGTTCTGCCCGGCCATTGAACAGGTCAGTATTGACGAATGTTATATGGATTTTACTGATTATCGGAAAAATTATGAAAGCCCTGTGGCCGCCGCAGTCCAAATCAAAGACACGGTGCGGGATACCTTTGGTTTTACCGTTAATATCGGCATTTCCACCAATAAACTGCTGGCAAAAATGGCTTCTGATTTCCAGAAACCGGATAAGGTGCACACATTGTTCCCGGAGGAAATCCCTGCCAGAATGTGGCCCCTTCCCGTGCGGGATTTATTTATGGTAGGAAAATCCTCCGCCGCTGCTCTGAGCAAACTGGAAATCCGTACCATCGGGGACCTGGCCAGAACTGACGTCTCCATTCTGGAAAGCCATCTGAAAAGCCACGGGCGTTTAATCTGGGAATTCGCCAACGGGCTGGACGAATCTCCTGTACAGACAGAAGAAAGCGAACTGAAAGGCGTGGGGAACTCCACCACCCTGGCCAGAGACGCCGAAACCTCCGCAGACGCCAGAAAAGTACTACAGAGCCTCTGCCATCAGGTTTCCGGACGGCTGAAACGCTATGGCCAGCTCGCAGGCATGGTCAGTACGGAAATCCGCTATGCCTCCTTTATCCGGGTATCCCATCAGATGCAGCTTCCTGTCAGCACAGACAACGAACAGATTCTGTACCATCATGCCTGTCTTCTGTTTGACGAGCTGTGGAACGGAGAACCTGTCCGTCTTCTTGGTGTGCGTACCTCCCGGCTGACCACAGAGCCGGAACCGGTACAGATGTCTCTGTTCGATTTGCCCAAAACTCAGAAAGAGCTTCGGGCTGAAAAAGCCATGGAAGAACTGCAGGCAAAATTCGGAAAAGATATCATTAAAAAAGGTTTTTAAACCGGAGGATTTTCCTGCTTCATACTATACGGCAAACTGGCTGTTATAAAGTTCGGAATAAAATCCCTCTTTCTTCAGAAGTTCCTCATGGCTGCCCTGCTCCAGAATATGTCCGTCTTTCATTACCAGAATAATATCCGCCTCCTGAATGGTGGACAGGCGATGGGCTACGATAAAACTGGTCCGTCCCTGCATCATTTTCGCAAAAGCATTCTGAATCTTCATTTCTGTTCTGGTATCAATGGAGGATGTGGCTTCGTCCAGAATCAGCATGGGCGGCAGGCAGAGCATTACTCTGGCAATACAAAGAAGCTGTTTCTGTCCGGCAGACAGGCTTCCTCCCTCCTCGCCGATTACCGTGTCATAGCCCTGGGGAAGTCGTTTGATAAAGCTGTGGGCATGAGCCGCTTTTGCCGCCTCCCTGATTTCTTCCTCCGTGGCGTCTGGCCTGCCCATAATCAGGTTTTCCCGGATAGTTCCCGCTTTCAGCCAGGTTTCCTGCAATACCATCCCGTAGCTTTCCCGCAGACTCTTTCTGGTAACTTCCCGGATATCCTGATGTTCCACCTGAATGCTCCCGCTGTCCACGTCATAAAAACGCATCAGCAAATTGATCATGGTGGTTTTTCCGCACCCGGTAGGCCCCACAATGGCCACCCGCTGCCCCGGCTTTATATTCAGATTGAAATCTTCTATCAGCTTTTTCTCCGGTGTATAGGAGAAATACACATGTTCCAGATCCACGGTTCCCTTTACATCTGTTAAAACTTTCACATGTTCCGGCTCCGGTATCTGGGCTTCTTCTTCAATCAGACTGAAAATCCGCTCTGCACAGGCAAGGGCATTCTGCAGCTCCGTCACCACGCCGGAAATCTCATTAAAAGGCCTGGTATACTGGTTGGCATAGCTGAGAAAGCAGGAAAGCTGGCCTACGGTCAGCATACCTTTCATGGCAGAAAACGCGCCCACCAGTCCAACTCCCGTATACACCAGGCTGTTGACAAACCGGGTGGTGGGATTGGTCAGAGAAGAAAAAAATGTAGCCTGCAGAGAAGCCTTCTCCAGCCTTCCGTTAATCTCGTCAAAGGTTTCCAGTACCTTTTCCTCTCTGGAAAATGCCTGCACCACCTTCTGGTTTTCTATCATTTCATTAATTAATGCCGTCTGTTCTCCGCGGGTGGAGGACTGCAGCATAAACATGGAAAAAGTACGTTTTGCAATAAAGCTGGCCACAAACAGGGAAACCGGTGTAATCAGCACCACCACCAGCGTAATCTTCACATTGATACTCAGCATAAACAGCAGCGTACCCAGAATGGTAACCACTCCTGTAAACAACTGGGAAAATCCCATCAGCAGTCCGTCCGCAAACTGGTCCACATCCGCAATTACCCGGCTGACCAGCTCTCCGTGGGAATGACCGTCAATAAATTTCAGGGGCAGGATTTCGATTTTGGCAAAGGCTTCCCGCCGGATATCCTGAATCACTTCGTAAGTAATCTTATTGTTGCACACATTCATCAGCCACTGGGCCAGCGCTGTCAGGCCTGTGATGATTCCCATTTTCCCCAGAAGCCTGAAAATAATGGGAAATTCCACCTGCTCCGGCCCCAGAATATGGTCGATGACCTGCCCGGTGAGCACCGGAATATACAGGGTGGAGGCCACGGTGCCCACTGCAAAAAGCAGTGACAATACCAGAAAAATTTTATAATGTTCAATGTAGTTCAGGACTTTTTTCAAAGTCTCTGTCTGCTGTCTTTTTTTGATTTTTTCCATGATACATCAGATTCCTTTCCCATGTTCCGTCCATGTATTCATCCGGCGGCTTCCTGCTGCTTTTTATACTGAGACTCATAAATTTCCCGGTAAACGCTGCAGGTTTCCAGCAGATTTTCATGGGTTCCCATACCGGCAATTTCTCCGTCTTCCAGTACAATAATTTTATCCGCATGTTGAATGGAGGACGTGCGCTGAGACACGAGAAAAACCGTGGGATTTCCTTCCATTTCCCGGATGGATTTCCGCAGTCTGGCGTCCGTGGCATAATCCAGAGCCGAGGCACTGTCGTCCAGAATCAGGATTTCCGGTTTCCTTACCAGCGCCCGCGCAATGGTAAGCCGCTGCCGCTGTCCGCCGGAAAAGTTCTTCCCGCCCTGTTCCACCAGGGCGTCCAGCCTTCCGTCCTTTCCCTCTACCACTTCTTTTGCCTGGGCAATGCCCAATGCCTCCGCCAGTTCTTCCTCTGTGGCATCCTCTTTGCCCCAGCAGAGATTCTCCCGAATCGTTCCTTTGAACAGCACCGCCTTTTGCATAACAATTCCCACCTTCTGGCGCAGCTCCTCCAGAGAATATTCTTTCACATTTCTTCCATTAATTAATACTTCTCCCCTGGTGGCGTCATAAAACCGGGGAATCAGATGTACCAGGGATGTTTT is from Lachnospiraceae bacterium JLR.KK002 and encodes:
- a CDS encoding phospho-sugar mutase, which translates into the protein MDHKEMYQEWLNNPYFDEGTKAELQRIAEDEKEIEERFYMDLEFGTAGLRGVIGAGTNRMNIYTVRKATQGLANYIASVNGQAKGVAIAYDSRRMSPEFADEAALCLAANGIKAYVFESLRPTPELSYAVRRLGCIAGINITASHNPPEYNGYKVYWEDGAQITPPHDKGIMDEVKKVTDYATVKTMDKDEAQKAGLYVTIGKDIDDPYIEELKSLVLRQDCIDAVAKDMKIVYSPLHGTGNIPVRRVLKELGFEHVYVVPEQELPDGEFPTVSYPNPESEEAFQLGLKLGKEVDADLILATDPDADRLGVYVKDSKTGEYHSLTGNMSGCLIGDYVISQRKEQGGLPADGAFIKSIVSTNMADAIAKYYGIALVEVLTGFKFIGQKILEFENTGNGTYLFGMEESYGCLTGTYARDKDAVVASMTLCEAAAYYKTRNMTLWDAMIAMYERYGYYKDDVKAITLKGIEGLEKIQEIMNTLRENTPAEIGGYQVVSARDYKKGTIRNLAEGQEAPTGLPSSNVLYYDLTDDAWVCVRPSGTEPKVKFYYGVKGASLAEADEKSEKLGKEVLAMIDKML
- a CDS encoding PEGA domain-containing protein, which codes for MQKKKIYRISWILLLLFILAGCGTGQKKITDGSEIYTGRRDNEDLGLEEVEVPKDDGKLYIVTAVDSERKIMTLQDRDTTREKPFNYTGATYIKGKYGDNLTIDQISAGELVTIERRGETLTNVQISSTVFSYDDLHNFTLDKEMQTVSVGGTTYFFDDNVGIFHNNSRIALSDISEQDTICLKGLDKQIYTIQVMAGHGTVALQNTEVFQGGYITIGNLLSMKITPQMRIEVPEGSYLLSVANDGYGGSREIQVEANQETLVNLDELKGEGPKFCQIRFKVEPENAKVYLDGNLTDISKAVEVRYGTHRLTAEADGYEKWSRILIVNSKTAELTIKLSDKSSDETIATSNSNNNNNNNNNNNNNNNNNNNNNNNNNSNNSNNNNNNNRNNVTPDNASGTGN
- a CDS encoding CotS family spore coat protein: MYNRENLILEQYPFEVKQTSKGRGAWICDTNQGLKILKEYRGSEGRADFLCGLLEFLKEHGQERIDCVVRTGEGKTIVRDVDGTVYMVRDWYEGRECDTKSRDDILKAIRQLADIHNILRTFPEEIPGYLQIRKDTLLEENERHTRELKKVRNFISSRKKKNDFEMAFLKSFDMFFGEALEVTSIQKQELEKESGAGAGIYGICHGDYNQHNVLFTRQGIAVLNFEKATYDIQVSDLGNFMRKILEKHNWNMGLGMDMLSAYHKIRALSQQEMRQLYIRLAYPEKFWKIANHYFNTSKAWVCGRNLEKLDKFISQNEARESFLHLIGDLP
- a CDS encoding CCA tRNA nucleotidyltransferase, translating into MTIQLPGKVKFIIDTLTDAGWEAWAVGGCVRDSVLGRVPGDWDITTSASPEQVKQLFPKTVDTGIQHGTVTVLEGREGFEVTTYRIDGEYQDRRHPSEVIFTSDLIEDLKRRDFTINAMAYNEREGLIDVFDGIRDLQEGKIRCVGNPEDRFREDALRMMRAVRFAAQLGFTIEDRTRQAITSLAENLGAISPERIQTELVKLLVSDHPEEMRTLYETGMTAVFLPEFDAMMDTPQNNRHHCYNVGDHTIAALQNIRPDKVLRLTMLFHDVAKPVCKSQDEGGTYHFYGHPNIGSRMAGEILRRLKFDNDTIDRVTALIAWHDHRPQLKEAAVRRAMHRVGLRQYPDLFEVKLADTLAKNRYKRKEKLDYLEEYRRIYQEILDKNQCLTLRELAVDGKDLIQEGMEPGKEMGDVLEHLLDHVLEVPEDNTREKLLELLKTERKAE
- a CDS encoding GatB/YqeY domain-containing protein, with amino-acid sequence MEIKTLQSDMIAAMKAKEKGRKDAISALVSAVKKAAIDEGCRDAIPEALVDRVILKELKTAKEQLDTCPPERTDLLAEYQLRYDVIQEYAPALMSEDEVRTYITEKFAEIVATGNKGQIMKAVMAELKGKADGKVISQVVAGLCK
- a CDS encoding NlpC/P60 family protein → MKSKKLVAVLLVIVMGISQFSIALADKKSDAEQKKKEAEANLKSKQNEINQIEKQQQELRGEIDRLDAELVNVMIELSTLEEELAVKQDELEQTKADLEQAKVDEKNQYEAMKLRIRFMYEKGNSTMLTSILESGSIADLLNRVEYVNEVYKYDRELLTEYQNTKDQVAMLEQQQEEEIQALEVKQQEFQVAKENFETTIAQKEHEVDNFSGMMEEARTLAAKYQDTINAQNTIIAQENERIERERREAEEAAAAAAAAAANRNSNTSGNSGNSGGGSTADNTGGGGNKNPAFSTGVSGSAVVNYALSFVGNPYVWGGKDPNTGADCSGFTSYVYGHFGISIPSYSYSQRSVGKEVSYANAQAGDLICYAGHVAIYMGNGQIVHAKGTAYGIVGYDNATYRPIITVRRVL